In the genome of Pedosphaera parvula Ellin514, one region contains:
- a CDS encoding MFS transporter, with the protein MQNGPKLVGNNWKYERWRWQVFAITWLAYVGFYQTRKAFAVAKIDMGKTAGLGLTELQMSWIDGASLLTYAVGQFFWGICGDRYGTRKVILVGMIGSVLAAVAMGSSSVAAMLILFSALQGLCQSTGWAPLVKNIGAFFSQRERGTIMGLWCTNYAIGGLIASYLAGKFGEMFGWRFAFWVPALALVVVCILFVLLQRNRPEDIGLPPIEVYHGEKEAVVGVSETAAEEQEGSWRIVIEVLKSPMVLLLATVYFFMKPTRYAILLWAPKYLNSQLGTGMAKSGALGALFELAGPVGVLLAGVVSDKLLGARRTPVCVVCLIAGGILLFFIDKLPHTQLMLGGCLFLLGFLLFPPDALVSGTAAIDFGTKKGASTAAGLINGCGSIGAIVGGTIPGVFHERWGWNGVFVSLSVTLVIAGVLLLPKWNALPKTSPPASPQVPKEPRSALPVTT; encoded by the coding sequence ATGCAAAACGGACCGAAGCTGGTTGGTAACAATTGGAAATACGAGCGTTGGCGTTGGCAGGTCTTCGCCATCACCTGGCTGGCCTATGTCGGGTTTTATCAAACGCGCAAGGCCTTCGCGGTAGCCAAAATCGACATGGGCAAGACTGCCGGCCTTGGGTTGACAGAGCTGCAGATGTCGTGGATCGATGGCGCCTCGCTGCTGACCTACGCTGTTGGACAATTTTTCTGGGGAATTTGCGGGGACCGCTACGGCACACGCAAGGTCATCCTGGTCGGCATGATCGGTTCAGTGCTGGCTGCAGTGGCCATGGGCTCATCCTCAGTTGCCGCGATGCTGATACTTTTCTCCGCCCTCCAAGGCCTCTGTCAGTCCACCGGTTGGGCTCCCTTGGTCAAGAATATCGGAGCCTTCTTCTCACAACGTGAACGTGGCACAATCATGGGCTTGTGGTGTACCAATTACGCAATCGGTGGATTGATCGCGTCCTACCTCGCCGGAAAGTTTGGTGAAATGTTTGGCTGGCGTTTTGCTTTCTGGGTGCCCGCTTTGGCGTTGGTTGTGGTCTGCATCCTGTTTGTGCTATTACAACGTAACCGTCCGGAAGATATCGGCTTGCCGCCCATTGAAGTGTATCACGGAGAAAAGGAAGCGGTTGTTGGAGTCAGCGAAACTGCCGCCGAAGAGCAGGAAGGCTCCTGGAGGATTGTCATCGAAGTATTGAAAAGCCCCATGGTGCTACTCTTAGCTACGGTCTATTTTTTCATGAAGCCCACTCGCTACGCCATCCTTCTCTGGGCACCCAAGTATTTGAACAGCCAACTCGGTACGGGCATGGCTAAATCTGGTGCCCTCGGTGCCTTATTTGAACTCGCTGGTCCAGTGGGCGTACTGCTTGCCGGCGTCGTTTCCGATAAGCTGCTGGGCGCGCGACGCACCCCCGTTTGTGTCGTATGTCTTATCGCTGGTGGCATATTACTTTTCTTTATTGATAAACTGCCTCACACGCAATTGATGCTGGGGGGATGCCTGTTCCTTCTCGGATTCCTGTTATTTCCACCAGATGCGCTGGTCAGTGGTACCGCCGCAATAGATTTTGGCACCAAAAAAGGCGCTTCCACTGCTGCCGGGTTGATCAATGGTTGCGGCTCCATCGGAGCAATTGTGGGCGGCACGATTCCAGGAGTATTTCATGAACGTTGGGGTTGGAACGGAGTCTTCGTGTCGCTCTCCGTCACTCTCGTGATTGCGG